A genome region from Arthrobacter agilis includes the following:
- the thrC gene encoding threonine synthase — MAHQWRGVIREYADRLPVTDATEVITLGEGGTPLVHARHLSELTGSTVYLKVEGMNPTGSFKDRGMTMAMTAAVAAGAKAVVCASTGNTSASAAAYATQAGITCAVLVPDGKISMGKLSQAIAHGAQLLQVNGNFDNCLDVARKLSEAYPVFLVNSVNPARLEGQKTAAFEVVDTLGDAPDYHLMPVGNAGNISAYWKGYKEYAAPYASLEHGELPAVATRTPIMWGFQAEGASPLVKGHPVTEPDTIATAIRIGNPASWDFAVAARDESGGLIDAVTDEEILDAHRWLSAREGVFVEPASAAGVAGLIKKHAEGLVPTGKTIVITVTGHGLKDPQWALRMADGSDVEPTKVEFDVVSVAAALGLED; from the coding sequence GTGGCCCACCAGTGGCGCGGAGTCATCCGCGAATACGCCGACCGCCTGCCCGTCACCGACGCCACCGAGGTCATCACCCTCGGTGAGGGCGGCACGCCCCTCGTGCATGCCCGGCACCTGTCCGAACTGACCGGATCCACCGTCTACCTCAAGGTGGAGGGCATGAACCCCACGGGGTCCTTCAAGGACCGCGGCATGACCATGGCGATGACCGCCGCCGTCGCCGCCGGTGCCAAGGCCGTGGTCTGCGCGTCGACGGGCAACACCTCCGCGTCCGCCGCGGCCTACGCCACGCAGGCCGGCATCACGTGTGCCGTGCTCGTGCCGGACGGCAAGATCTCCATGGGCAAGCTGAGCCAGGCGATCGCCCACGGTGCGCAGCTCCTGCAGGTCAACGGGAACTTCGACAACTGCCTCGACGTGGCCCGGAAGCTCTCCGAGGCGTACCCGGTGTTCCTCGTGAACTCGGTCAATCCGGCGCGGCTCGAGGGCCAGAAGACGGCCGCCTTCGAGGTCGTCGACACCCTGGGCGACGCCCCCGACTACCACCTCATGCCGGTGGGGAACGCCGGGAACATCAGCGCGTACTGGAAGGGCTACAAGGAGTACGCGGCGCCTTACGCCTCCCTGGAGCACGGCGAGCTCCCCGCTGTCGCCACGCGCACGCCCATCATGTGGGGCTTCCAGGCCGAGGGCGCGTCGCCGCTGGTGAAGGGCCACCCCGTCACCGAGCCGGACACCATCGCGACCGCCATCCGCATCGGCAATCCCGCGTCCTGGGACTTCGCCGTCGCCGCGCGGGACGAGTCCGGCGGGCTCATCGACGCCGTGACGGACGAGGAGATCCTCGACGCGCACCGCTGGCTGTCCGCCCGCGAGGGCGTCTTCGTGGAGCCCGCCTCGGCGGCCGGCGTGGCGGGACTCATCAAGAAGCACGCGGAGGGCCTCGTGCCCACCGGGAAGACCATCGTCATCACCGTGACGGGCCACGGCCTGAAGGACCCGCAGTGGGCGCTGCGCATGGCGGACGGCTCGGACGTCGAGCCCACCAAGGTGGAGTTCGACGTCGTCAGCGTCGCCGCCGCGCTCGGGCTCGAGGACTGA
- the thrB gene encoding homoserine kinase gives MAGLHAAPVPAEVLDLPAVEAGQDVEVTVPATSANLGPGFDSLGLALTLQDTVRVRTTTSGTTIVRATGEGVAGLPTDETHLVAKSLISTLHHAGRRAPGLELDTTNVIPHGRGMGSSAAAIVAGVLAGNALLPPAEQFDAAHLLQWAAAIEGHPDNVAPALQGSLAISWESGHAFHSTRVEVRPDIVPVLAIPDLALSTDSARALLPASVSHRSAAANAGRAALLVHALGADPSLLFAATQDALHQDYRAQAMLPSATLLRALRSAGFASTISGAGPSVLTIAVGESGARAAEEALHDLLGRGDTPGMWRVVRLAVQREGAKVGVHQG, from the coding sequence GTGGCCGGGCTGCACGCCGCCCCGGTGCCGGCCGAGGTGCTCGACCTCCCCGCCGTCGAGGCAGGCCAGGACGTCGAGGTCACCGTTCCCGCCACGAGCGCGAACCTCGGCCCGGGCTTCGACTCCCTCGGTCTCGCACTGACGCTGCAGGACACCGTGCGGGTGCGCACGACGACGTCCGGCACCACGATCGTGCGGGCCACGGGGGAGGGCGTGGCCGGTTTGCCGACCGACGAGACCCACCTCGTCGCGAAGTCGCTCATCAGCACGCTGCACCACGCCGGACGGCGGGCGCCCGGGCTGGAGCTCGACACCACGAACGTCATCCCGCACGGCCGGGGCATGGGTTCCTCGGCGGCGGCCATCGTGGCCGGCGTCCTCGCCGGCAACGCGCTCCTGCCCCCCGCGGAGCAGTTCGATGCCGCACACCTCCTGCAGTGGGCGGCGGCCATCGAGGGCCACCCGGACAACGTGGCCCCGGCGCTGCAGGGGTCGCTCGCCATCTCCTGGGAGAGCGGCCACGCCTTCCACAGCACGCGGGTCGAGGTGCGCCCGGACATCGTCCCCGTCCTCGCCATCCCCGACCTGGCCCTGTCGACGGACAGCGCCCGCGCGCTCCTGCCGGCGTCGGTGTCCCATCGGAGCGCCGCCGCGAACGCGGGACGCGCCGCGCTCCTCGTGCACGCGCTCGGGGCCGATCCGTCCCTGCTGTTCGCCGCCACGCAGGACGCGCTGCACCAGGACTACCGGGCCCAGGCCATGCTGCCGAGCGCCACGCTGCTGCGCGCACTGCGCTCGGCCGGCTTCGCGAGCACCATCTCGGGGGCCGGTCCCAGCGTCCTGACCATCGCCGTCGGGGAGTCCGGGGCGCGGGCGGCGGAAGAGGCGCTCCACGACCTGCTCGGACGCGGCGACACGCCGGGGATGTGGCGCGTGGTCAGGCTCGCTGTGCAGCGGGAAGGTGCTAAAGTGGGAGTGCACCAAGGGTAG
- a CDS encoding glycosyltransferase, with translation MTDSSTEAGPVSVPGTTPVPDAGSGKITGSITGSIAGSTTGPDAGESVATTVEEAAAAAVADARDTVAVAAVTYDRHEELAQLLHSLAAQSAPIARVALVDSGTKPATDVVDAATAAGSAIHYLRSEANLGGAGGFAFAILAALASGARWIWLMDDDGHPEDERCLAELLRAAHEHDLDIVSPLVAATDDPTRLSFNFRINGLLTNDRATLEPLGYLPDMVHFFNGALIRAEVFSTIGLPDMKYFIRGDEVDFLARVRKAGLKYGTLATVAVRHPATWSEMKPIFGGFITPVIPDGDFKRFSYFRNRAYNARKYRNLRWFGADVVGFPYYFLTRRDLKGLRAWFAAYSAGLRGTGFGPPPS, from the coding sequence ATGACGGACAGCAGCACGGAGGCCGGGCCGGTATCGGTGCCAGGCACGACACCGGTCCCGGACGCGGGCTCGGGCAAGATCACGGGCTCGATCACGGGCTCGATCGCGGGCTCGACCACCGGCCCGGACGCCGGCGAGTCGGTCGCGACGACCGTCGAGGAGGCCGCCGCGGCCGCCGTCGCCGACGCGCGGGACACCGTCGCCGTCGCCGCCGTCACCTACGACCGGCACGAGGAGCTCGCGCAGCTCCTGCATTCGCTCGCCGCCCAGAGCGCGCCGATCGCACGCGTGGCCCTCGTGGACTCGGGCACGAAGCCCGCCACCGACGTCGTCGATGCGGCGACGGCCGCGGGCAGCGCGATCCACTACCTCCGTTCCGAGGCCAACCTCGGAGGGGCGGGCGGCTTCGCCTTCGCGATCCTCGCGGCCCTCGCGAGCGGCGCCCGCTGGATCTGGCTCATGGACGACGACGGGCACCCCGAGGACGAGCGCTGCCTGGCCGAACTGCTCCGTGCCGCACACGAGCACGACCTGGACATCGTGAGCCCGCTCGTCGCCGCGACGGACGACCCCACGCGGCTGTCCTTCAACTTCCGCATCAACGGGCTGCTGACCAACGACCGCGCCACCCTCGAACCGCTGGGTTACCTGCCGGACATGGTGCACTTCTTCAACGGCGCCCTGATCCGCGCGGAGGTGTTCTCCACGATCGGGCTGCCCGACATGAAGTACTTCATCCGCGGCGACGAGGTGGATTTCCTGGCCCGTGTGCGCAAGGCCGGCCTGAAGTACGGCACGCTCGCCACCGTCGCCGTCCGGCACCCCGCCACGTGGTCGGAGATGAAGCCGATCTTCGGCGGGTTCATCACGCCCGTCATCCCCGACGGCGACTTCAAGCGCTTCTCCTACTTCCGCAACCGCGCCTACAACGCGCGCAAGTACCGCAACCTGCGCTGGTTCGGTGCGGACGTCGTCGGCTTCCCCTACTACTTCCTCACCCGGCGCGACCTCAAGGGGCTGAGGGCCTGGTTCGCGGCCTACTCCGCCGGACTGCGGGGAACCGGCTTCGGTCCGCCGCCGTCCTGA
- a CDS encoding L-threonylcarbamoyladenylate synthase, producing the protein MTTSYDCSDPAQRREGLAAAQRAVSLKQCVVLPTDTVYGIGADAFSPQAVATLLAAKGRGRNMPPPVLIPRIQTLDGLATDVHPDARALAEAFWPGGLTLICHAQPSLTWDLGDTLGTVALRMPDDDVALELLTLTGPLAVSSANRTGHPAATTAADAAGQLEESVAVYLDAGPRTAADGTGSTIVDATGGTLSVVRQGTIPLERLREVVPGIIGIDGAPATDGHDAGAPSA; encoded by the coding sequence GTGACCACCAGCTACGACTGCTCCGACCCCGCCCAGCGCCGCGAGGGGCTCGCTGCCGCCCAGCGCGCCGTCTCGCTCAAGCAGTGCGTCGTCCTGCCGACGGACACCGTCTACGGCATCGGCGCGGATGCCTTCTCACCCCAGGCCGTCGCGACCCTGCTCGCCGCCAAGGGACGCGGCCGGAACATGCCGCCGCCCGTCCTCATCCCGCGGATCCAGACACTCGACGGGCTAGCGACGGACGTGCACCCGGATGCACGCGCCCTCGCGGAGGCCTTCTGGCCCGGCGGCCTGACGCTGATCTGCCATGCGCAGCCCTCCCTGACCTGGGATCTCGGCGACACGCTGGGAACGGTCGCCCTCCGCATGCCCGACGACGACGTCGCCCTCGAACTGCTCACCCTGACCGGGCCGCTGGCCGTCTCGTCGGCGAACAGGACGGGCCACCCCGCGGCGACCACTGCGGCCGACGCCGCCGGCCAGCTCGAGGAATCGGTCGCCGTGTACCTGGACGCGGGTCCCCGCACCGCGGCCGACGGGACGGGCTCGACCATCGTCGATGCGACGGGCGGTACCCTCAGCGTCGTCCGTCAGGGGACCATCCCGCTCGAGCGCCTGCGCGAGGTGGTGCCGGGCATCATCGGCATCGACGGTGCCCCGGCGACGGACGGGCACGACGCGGGAGCACCCTCCGCCTGA
- a CDS encoding glycosyltransferase, whose product MHVPDAGSPRVFIVITTFNRADHLQQLLASIDTLDPAPSGVVVVDNASTDGTADLLAALEPRVPVIVHRLPTNVGGSGGFAAGVSRAIGEGAEWLWLMDDDVVVMPDALASFRPWLDHYSCIHGRRYDHAGEPFFWQHILDEFLGVHLPVRGDVFARSSVFHTNVGCFEGMLVSADVVREIGLPDARFFLNGDDLTYGWLISRRYPVAYVDAFVLRKTRAQRQVDLGVRHLNDSSDLSRFCGMRNRGHLARYLRLHGRFNRVGFGLGTLLSAGKELVRLVAVERSLSGAPALWRGWRAARAILRDPDWQPEPPLTAPAGQSRSSGGTR is encoded by the coding sequence TTGCACGTCCCCGACGCCGGCAGTCCGCGCGTGTTCATCGTCATCACCACCTTCAATCGGGCCGACCACCTGCAGCAGCTCCTCGCCTCGATCGACACCCTGGATCCCGCACCGTCGGGCGTGGTCGTCGTCGACAACGCGAGCACCGACGGCACCGCGGACCTCCTGGCGGCCCTCGAGCCGCGCGTGCCGGTGATCGTGCACCGCCTCCCGACGAACGTGGGCGGCTCGGGCGGTTTCGCGGCCGGCGTGTCGCGCGCGATCGGCGAGGGGGCCGAGTGGCTGTGGCTCATGGACGACGACGTCGTCGTCATGCCCGACGCGCTCGCGTCCTTCCGGCCCTGGCTGGACCATTACTCCTGCATCCACGGGCGCCGGTACGACCACGCGGGCGAGCCGTTCTTCTGGCAGCACATCCTCGACGAGTTCCTGGGGGTCCATCTGCCGGTGCGCGGGGACGTGTTCGCCCGTTCCTCGGTGTTCCACACCAACGTGGGCTGCTTCGAGGGCATGCTCGTCTCGGCGGACGTGGTGCGTGAGATCGGGCTGCCCGACGCGCGGTTCTTCCTCAACGGCGACGACCTCACCTATGGGTGGCTCATCTCCCGGCGGTATCCGGTGGCGTACGTCGACGCCTTCGTGCTGCGGAAGACCCGCGCCCAGCGGCAGGTGGACCTCGGCGTCCGGCACCTCAACGACTCCAGCGATCTCTCGCGGTTCTGCGGCATGCGGAACCGGGGGCACCTCGCCCGCTACCTGCGCCTGCACGGCCGGTTCAACCGCGTGGGGTTCGGCCTCGGGACGCTCCTCTCGGCCGGGAAGGAGCTGGTGCGCCTCGTCGCCGTGGAGAGGTCCCTTTCCGGTGCGCCGGCGCTGTGGCGGGGATGGCGGGCCGCCCGTGCGATCCTGCGCGATCCCGACTGGCAGCCGGAGCCGCCCCTGACCGCGCCGGCCGGGCAGTCCCGGTCCTCGGGAGGGACGCGATGA
- the rho gene encoding transcription termination factor Rho, translating into MTDTTDLLPGVATQDAEATGATTSKSSGLAGLKLAQLQALAGQLGITGGSRMRKSDLVSAISDHQRGSAVADRQKTPSVRSEHTADAERPAVVGTPAAAEDRPQDDQSAPAERQPRTRNRNRRAGSDGVVSTPAPDAVVPGEQVEAPSRTAEDTPADEQQDRGDRDSGGRNQRNRRNRRGEDRSDAQSGQADTQNGQGETQNAGQGESQADTQSGQQGEGRNERRTRSRNGRDDDRSNGSNNGSNGSNGSNGSNSDTQFDNGRNGSERSDNRGNGANDDEGRGRNRRNRANRNGGPGGNGPEDRNSRFRDRNDRNERNDRRRGRNQPDVDDVEVTEDDVLLPVAGILDVLENYAFVRTSGYLPGPNDVYVSLAQVKKHNLRKGDAVVGAIRAPREGETQASARQKFNALVRVTSVNGKPAEDLKDRVEFAKLVPLYPSDRLRLETDPKKIGPRVIDLVAPIGKGQRGLIVSPPKAGKTLILQAIANAITINNPEVHLMMVLVDERPEEVTDMQRTVKGEVIASTFDRPADDHTTVAELSIERAKRLVEMGMDVVVLLDSMTRLGRAYNLAAPASGRILSGGVDSAALYPPKRFFGAARNIENGGSLTILATALVETGSKMDEVIFEEFKGTGNMELRLSRSLADKRIFPAVDVNASGTRREENLLSPDEVKIMWKLRRVLSGLETQQALELLTNKIRETQSNVEFLMQVQKTTLGSKDSD; encoded by the coding sequence GTGACTGACACCACTGACCTGTTACCAGGTGTGGCAACCCAAGACGCTGAAGCAACCGGCGCAACAACTTCCAAGAGCAGCGGCCTCGCGGGCCTGAAGCTCGCCCAGCTCCAGGCCCTTGCCGGCCAGCTCGGGATCACCGGCGGATCGAGGATGCGCAAGAGCGACCTCGTGTCCGCGATCTCCGACCACCAGCGCGGTTCCGCCGTCGCCGATCGCCAGAAGACCCCCAGCGTCCGCAGCGAGCACACCGCCGACGCCGAGCGCCCCGCCGTCGTGGGCACGCCCGCCGCGGCCGAGGACCGGCCGCAGGACGACCAGTCCGCCCCCGCCGAGCGCCAGCCGCGGACCCGCAACCGCAACCGCCGCGCAGGCAGTGACGGCGTCGTGTCCACCCCCGCCCCGGACGCCGTCGTGCCGGGCGAGCAGGTCGAGGCACCGTCCCGCACCGCCGAGGACACCCCGGCGGACGAGCAGCAGGACCGCGGCGACCGCGACAGCGGAGGACGCAACCAGCGCAACCGCCGCAACCGTCGCGGCGAGGACCGCTCGGACGCGCAGTCCGGTCAGGCCGACACGCAGAACGGCCAGGGCGAGACCCAGAACGCCGGCCAGGGCGAGTCCCAGGCCGACACGCAGTCCGGCCAGCAGGGCGAGGGCCGCAACGAGCGCCGCACCCGGTCACGCAACGGACGCGACGACGATCGCTCCAACGGTTCGAACAACGGCTCCAACGGCTCCAACGGCTCCAACGGCTCGAACAGCGACACCCAGTTCGACAACGGCCGCAACGGCAGCGAGCGCAGCGACAACCGCGGCAACGGCGCGAACGACGACGAGGGCCGCGGCCGCAACCGCCGCAACCGCGCGAACCGCAACGGCGGCCCCGGGGGCAACGGCCCCGAGGACCGCAACAGCCGCTTCCGCGACCGCAACGACCGCAACGAGCGCAACGACCGCCGCCGCGGACGCAACCAGCCGGACGTCGACGACGTCGAGGTCACGGAGGACGACGTCCTGCTGCCGGTCGCCGGCATCCTCGACGTCCTCGAGAACTACGCCTTCGTGCGCACCTCCGGCTACCTGCCGGGTCCGAACGACGTCTACGTGTCGCTCGCCCAGGTCAAGAAGCACAATCTGCGCAAGGGCGACGCCGTCGTCGGCGCCATCCGTGCTCCCCGCGAGGGCGAGACCCAGGCCAGCGCACGCCAGAAGTTCAACGCCCTGGTGCGCGTCACCTCGGTGAACGGCAAGCCCGCCGAGGACCTCAAGGACCGCGTCGAGTTCGCGAAGCTCGTCCCGCTCTACCCCTCGGACCGCCTGCGCCTCGAGACGGACCCGAAGAAGATCGGCCCCCGCGTGATCGACCTCGTGGCCCCGATCGGCAAGGGCCAGCGTGGCCTGATCGTGTCCCCGCCGAAGGCCGGCAAGACGCTCATCCTGCAGGCGATCGCGAACGCCATCACGATCAACAATCCTGAGGTCCACCTCATGATGGTCCTGGTCGACGAGCGTCCCGAAGAAGTCACGGACATGCAGCGCACGGTCAAGGGCGAGGTCATCGCCTCGACGTTCGACCGCCCCGCCGACGACCACACCACGGTCGCCGAACTCTCCATCGAGCGTGCCAAGCGCCTCGTGGAGATGGGCATGGACGTCGTCGTGCTGCTCGACTCGATGACCCGCCTCGGACGCGCCTACAACCTGGCCGCCCCGGCGTCGGGCCGGATCCTCTCCGGTGGTGTCGACTCGGCCGCGCTGTACCCGCCGAAGCGCTTCTTCGGTGCCGCGCGCAACATCGAGAACGGTGGCTCGCTCACCATCCTCGCCACCGCGCTCGTGGAGACCGGCTCCAAGATGGACGAGGTCATCTTCGAGGAGTTCAAGGGCACCGGCAACATGGAGCTCCGCCTCTCGCGCAGCCTCGCCGACAAGCGCATCTTCCCCGCCGTGGACGTCAACGCGTCCGGTACCCGGCGCGAGGAGAACCTGCTCTCGCCCGACGAGGTCAAGATCATGTGGAAGCTGCGCCGCGTGCTGTCGGGTCTGGAGACCCAGCAGGCACTCGAGCTGCTCACCAACAAGATCCGGGAGACGCAGTCCAACGTCGAGTTCCTGATGCAGGTCCAGAAGACCACCCTGGGCTCCAAGGACTCCGACTAG
- the prmC gene encoding peptide chain release factor N(5)-glutamine methyltransferase: MEEALRAAERQLRDAGVPSPRVDAELLAAHLLGVSRGRLRALALTGAAAPEGYGALVDERARRVPLQHLTGRASFRHVELSVGPGVFVPRPETETVAQLVIDRAAGLDAPKIVDLGTGSGAIAAAVADEVPGADVFAVELSDLALAWAGPNLEPFGVHLVQGDLATALPEHDGSFDIVVSNPPYIPADAVPLEPEVAEHDPRMALYGGGADGMDLPRAAARTAARLLRPGGYFVMEHAEVQAPWIAAFLEHTGSWSTVTTHQDLGGRDRATSAVLASQRPATTTEETPR, encoded by the coding sequence GTGGAGGAGGCCCTGCGGGCGGCCGAACGGCAGCTCCGCGACGCCGGCGTCCCGAGCCCCCGCGTCGACGCCGAACTCCTGGCCGCGCACCTGCTCGGCGTGTCCCGCGGACGGCTGCGAGCCCTGGCCCTCACCGGGGCTGCGGCCCCCGAGGGGTACGGGGCGCTCGTCGACGAACGCGCCCGCCGCGTCCCCCTGCAGCACCTCACGGGGAGGGCGTCGTTCCGTCACGTCGAACTGTCCGTCGGGCCCGGTGTGTTCGTCCCGCGGCCCGAGACCGAGACGGTCGCGCAGCTCGTGATCGACCGCGCCGCCGGTCTCGACGCCCCGAAGATCGTGGACCTCGGCACCGGCAGCGGCGCCATCGCCGCGGCCGTCGCGGACGAGGTGCCCGGGGCGGACGTCTTCGCCGTCGAACTCAGCGACCTCGCCCTCGCCTGGGCCGGGCCCAACCTCGAGCCCTTCGGCGTCCACCTCGTCCAGGGCGACCTCGCCACTGCCCTCCCCGAGCACGACGGCTCGTTCGACATCGTCGTGTCCAACCCGCCCTACATCCCAGCGGACGCCGTGCCGCTGGAACCCGAGGTGGCGGAGCACGATCCGCGCATGGCGCTGTACGGCGGGGGAGCGGACGGCATGGACCTCCCGCGTGCCGCCGCGCGCACCGCCGCCCGCCTGCTGAGGCCCGGCGGCTACTTCGTGATGGAGCACGCCGAGGTCCAGGCGCCCTGGATCGCCGCGTTCCTCGAGCACACGGGCTCGTGGAGCACCGTGACCACCCACCAGGATCTCGGCGGACGCGACCGCGCGACGAGCGCCGTCCTCGCCTCCCAGCGCCCGGCCACGACGACGGAAGAGACACCACGATGA
- the prfA gene encoding peptide chain release factor 1: protein MFESIQGLLDEHSELQDQLADPAVHADQALARRLGRRYAELGRIVDAHNRWSALDDDLQAAREMASEDPEFAAEVPVLEQQLATAQERLRRLLIPRDPNDGRNVIIEVKGGEGGDEAALFAGDLLRMYARYAESRGWKTELISATESDLGGYKDVQMAIKGSSNDPAEGVYARLKFEGGVHRVQRVPVTESQGRIHTSAAGVLVLPEVDEPEEVEISQNDLKIDVYRSSGPGGQSVNTTDSAVRITHLPTGIVVAMQNEKSQLQNREAAMRVLRSRILAHEQEKIDAANSDIRKSQIRTMDRSERIRTYNYPENRVADHRTGYKAYNLDAVMNGDLEPVVQSAIEMDEQARLDAIGADE from the coding sequence ATGTTTGAGTCCATCCAGGGACTGCTCGACGAACACTCCGAGCTGCAGGACCAGCTCGCCGATCCCGCCGTCCACGCCGACCAGGCGCTGGCCCGCAGGCTCGGCCGCCGGTACGCGGAACTCGGGCGCATCGTCGATGCCCACAACCGCTGGAGCGCGCTCGACGACGATCTCCAGGCGGCCCGCGAGATGGCCTCCGAGGACCCCGAGTTCGCCGCCGAGGTGCCCGTCCTCGAGCAGCAGCTCGCCACGGCGCAGGAGCGGCTGCGGCGCCTGCTCATCCCCCGGGACCCCAACGACGGCCGCAACGTCATCATCGAGGTCAAGGGTGGCGAGGGCGGCGACGAGGCGGCCCTGTTCGCCGGCGACCTGCTGCGCATGTACGCACGCTATGCCGAGTCGCGCGGCTGGAAGACGGAGCTGATCTCGGCGACCGAGTCCGACCTCGGCGGCTACAAGGACGTGCAGATGGCCATCAAGGGCTCCTCGAACGATCCCGCCGAGGGCGTGTACGCCCGGCTCAAGTTCGAGGGCGGCGTGCACCGCGTGCAGCGCGTACCCGTCACCGAGTCGCAGGGCCGCATCCACACCTCCGCCGCGGGCGTCCTCGTGCTGCCCGAGGTCGACGAGCCGGAAGAGGTCGAGATCAGCCAGAACGACCTGAAGATCGACGTGTACCGGTCCTCGGGTCCGGGCGGGCAGTCCGTGAACACCACCGACTCCGCCGTCCGCATCACGCACCTCCCCACCGGGATCGTGGTCGCGATGCAGAACGAGAAGTCGCAGCTGCAGAACCGCGAGGCCGCGATGCGCGTGCTGCGTTCGCGGATCCTCGCCCACGAGCAGGAGAAGATCGACGCCGCGAACTCCGACATCCGGAAGTCGCAGATCCGCACCATGGACCGCTCGGAGCGCATCCGGACCTACAACTACCCGGAGAACCGGGTCGCCGACCACCGCACGGGCTATAAGGCGTACAACCTCGACGCCGTCATGAACGGTGATCTCGAACCCGTGGTGCAGTCGGCGATCGAGATGGACGAGCAGGCCCGCCTCGACGCCATCGGCGCGGACGAGTAG
- a CDS encoding NAD-dependent epimerase/dehydratase family protein produces MTWLVLGASGFVGSAIMHALRSGGIDARGLPAPRLAASAQTPAALLEAAAGTDVQGLAAAMEGHDVVVNAAGLATPSASGGEDLLGANALLPAVLARAAAAAGTRRFIHLSSAAVQGRTERLDETDTVRPFSAYSRSKALGEQALALAADRAPGLSVVTVRATSVQGRGRPTTASLARLAQSPLASVASPGDARSPITSVEALADLVLAVGRHGDAPPRIVLQPWEGLTVRTVLEAVGGRPHVLPSALCRVAVRGGYGVSALLRGRLDGHVRRVELMWFGQDQAPGWALEEGLAPEPRVRAVLAEAQDRARTPGAASA; encoded by the coding sequence ATGACCTGGCTCGTGCTCGGCGCTTCGGGTTTCGTCGGCTCCGCGATCATGCACGCCCTCCGGAGCGGCGGGATCGATGCCCGCGGGCTCCCCGCGCCGCGCCTGGCGGCGTCCGCACAGACACCCGCTGCACTCCTCGAGGCCGCTGCCGGGACGGACGTCCAGGGGCTGGCGGCCGCGATGGAGGGCCACGACGTCGTCGTCAACGCCGCCGGACTGGCCACGCCCTCCGCCTCCGGGGGCGAGGACCTGCTGGGGGCGAACGCCCTGCTCCCCGCCGTCCTCGCACGGGCCGCGGCAGCGGCAGGGACGCGCCGCTTCATCCACCTCAGCAGCGCCGCGGTGCAGGGCCGGACGGAGAGGCTCGACGAGACGGACACCGTGCGCCCGTTCTCCGCCTATTCGCGCAGCAAGGCGCTCGGTGAGCAGGCGCTGGCGCTCGCGGCGGACCGCGCACCCGGGCTGTCCGTGGTGACGGTCCGCGCCACCTCGGTCCAGGGGCGGGGCCGTCCCACGACGGCGTCCCTCGCGCGGCTCGCGCAGTCCCCGCTCGCCTCGGTGGCGTCCCCCGGCGACGCGCGCTCGCCGATCACTTCCGTGGAGGCCCTCGCGGACCTCGTCCTCGCCGTCGGACGGCACGGGGACGCCCCGCCGCGGATCGTCCTGCAGCCGTGGGAGGGGCTCACCGTCCGCACGGTCCTCGAGGCGGTGGGCGGACGGCCGCACGTGCTGCCGTCCGCGCTCTGCCGGGTGGCGGTCCGGGGCGGCTACGGTGTGTCGGCGCTCCTCCGGGGACGGCTCGACGGCCACGTACGCCGCGTGGAGCTGATGTGGTTCGGCCAGGACCAGGCGCCCGGGTGGGCCCTGGAGGAGGGCCTCGCACCGGAACCCAGGGTGCGCGCTGTGCTGGCCGAGGCGCAGGACCGGGCACGCACGCCCGGGGCCGCGTCCGCCTGA